The following is a genomic window from Thermovirga sp..
GAAAGGGACCCCTTTAAAGGGGTCCCTTTATCCCGGTTCGTTGCGGAAGAGTACGGCTCAACCGCGCCAGGAGGGGAACCCCAAGGCGGAAAGGAGAATAATTATGCTAATAAGTCGACCGAAAAAGCCATTCTCCATCCGCATGGGGCTCCCCCTCCTTCACAAAAGGTACATTATGAAAATTGAAGCGTTCAGCGCACTCTATACCGACATGGCCCCTTTGTCAATAGGAGCGGCGGGAACCCGGTAAAGTCATAAGCAGGAGCGTAAAGATATCACCTCAGGGATTTCCCGGGTGTTTTCCCGTTATATTCTTTGTGGTCCACGACAATTTCCCCGCCTAGAATCACGTAATCGATCCCATCGGCCTGTTGACGCGGCTCCTTGTAAGTTGCATTGTCGATAATCACGAGAGGGTCGAAGACAACCAGATCGGCAGCCATCCCTTCCTTCAGGAAACCGCGGTCCTTCAAGCCGAAGCGCTGCGCCGGAAAACCTGTCATTTTCCACAGGGCTCTTTCCAGGGTCATGAGATCGTCTTCCCTCACATATTTTCCCAGAACGCGGGGGAAGGTTCCAAAAGAGCGCGGGTGAGGTTTGCCCTTGGACAAAACTCCGGTGAAGGAGCTAGCGAAACCGTCGGAGCCTACCATGGAGAGCGGATGGACAAGGACCGTTGAACAATCCTTTTCATCCATCATGAAAAGCGCTATGGTAGCTTTTCCTTCAGTTTCCAGGATCATGTCGAGCAGGGTATCCTCCGGTGAAGATCTCCTTTCGGAAGCTATTTCAGTGATGGTTTTCCCTTCGAGGGTTGGCTCATTTTCACAGGAACTGATCATAATATTATCCCAGCCGCACCCTTTTACCAAATTTTCCCAGCCAGGGATGACCCGGTTCAGTTCATCGACGATCCTTTGCCTGGATGCGAGGTCCTTCAGGCGTTCAAGCATGCGCCTGACGCCCCCCTCATGGACCCATTTGGGAAGAAGGCTACTTATAAGTGTTGATCCTGCCGTGTAAGGATAGACATCGCAAGTAACGTCAATACCCTCTGTCCGTGCGTCTTCAAGCATGCGCAGCGACTGGGACACCAGTCCGAAATTCTGCCTCCCCGATGACTTGTGATGGGAAATATGCACCGGGCAGCCGCTTCTTCTCCCGATTTCCAGGGCTTCTTCGACGGACTGTAGCATCTCGGGTCCCTCATTACGCATATGGGTCACGTAAAGTCCGCCATATTCCGCAACTACTTCACACAATTCAGAGAGTTCATCCGTATCCGAATAACAACCAGGAGGATAGATGAGCCCCGTTGAAAGCCCCAAAGCGCCTTCTTCCATCGATTGAGCCAGGGCTTT
Proteins encoded in this region:
- a CDS encoding D-aminoacylase, whose amino-acid sequence is MFDLLVRDARLYDGCGGPWYKGDLAVKDGKIAKIGKIRNADAPIVINAEGKALSPGFIDAHTHLDFVCSSINDTASKVTQGVTTEIAGNCGLSLIPVRPETIEELKQYLAPFIPSDVNLSWKWRSLENWFDRVDEKGNSTNVASLVGHGTLRIYAMGFDDRKPSGQEMTEMKKALAQSMEEGALGLSTGLIYPPGCYSDTDELSELCEVVAEYGGLYVTHMRNEGPEMLQSVEEALEIGRRSGCPVHISHHKSSGRQNFGLVSQSLRMLEDARTEGIDVTCDVYPYTAGSTLISSLLPKWVHEGGVRRMLERLKDLASRQRIVDELNRVIPGWENLVKGCGWDNIMISSCENEPTLEGKTITEIASERRSSPEDTLLDMILETEGKATIALFMMDEKDCSTVLVHPLSMVGSDGFASSFTGVLSKGKPHPRSFGTFPRVLGKYVREDDLMTLERALWKMTGFPAQRFGLKDRGFLKEGMAADLVVFDPLVIIDNATYKEPRQQADGIDYVILGGEIVVDHKEYNGKTPGKSLR